DNA sequence from the Pseudomonas tritici genome:
TGCCCGTGCGCACGTTAATGTCGGTTTGGTGATAGCGCCTTTCGCCATCAATTGTTAAAAAGGAGGCCTTCTCAAAGCCTCCTCCACGAAAGGACTTCGCATATGCCTGTCACGTTTACCAAGAGCGCCCTGCTGCTGGCCCTGATGCTCGGCCTTGGCCAAGCACAGGCTGCCGACCCGATCAGCCCGGCTGAATTGGCGACTAACGAAGGCATCCCCTACCCTGCCGTGATCGCCCACCGGGGCGCTTCGTACGACGCCCCTGAGTCCACCGCCGCCGCCTACAAGGTTGCGCGTGACTTGGGCGCCGACTACCTGGAACTGGACCTGCAGCGCAGCAAGGACGGCGTGCTGTTCGCCCTGCACGACAACAACTTGCAGCGCACCACCGACGTGGCCACCAAGTTTCCCGACCGCAAGGACGCCCCGGCCAACGAGTTCACCTGGAAAGAATTGCAAACCCTCGACGCCGGCAGCTGGTTCAACGCCGCCTACCCGGACCGCGCCCGCCCGGGTTTCGTCGGCCTGAAAATCCAGAGCCTGGACGACATCATCAAGATCGCCGAAGGCAACCCGCAGCACAAACCCGGCCTCTACATCGAGACCAAGGAGCCCAAGCAATTCCCAGGCATCGAAGCCGACCTGAAGAACAAGCTGCTGGACAAAGGCTGGCT
Encoded proteins:
- a CDS encoding glycerophosphodiester phosphodiesterase family protein, with protein sequence MPVTFTKSALLLALMLGLGQAQAADPISPAELATNEGIPYPAVIAHRGASYDAPESTAAAYKVARDLGADYLELDLQRSKDGVLFALHDNNLQRTTDVATKFPDRKDAPANEFTWKELQTLDAGSWFNAAYPDRARPGFVGLKIQSLDDIIKIAEGNPQHKPGLYIETKEPKQFPGIEADLKNKLLDKGWLSSAGSKLGKSNTGVGQGKGRVVLQTFEVASLKELQNEMPNTPKILLLWVGEGSIEPKNKQTFAESGETTKAAYYAKQEPKDAAEFEKWVDEAKSLGAIGTGPSAELTDHGDQSYTDLVKPEMNKLTHDKGLLVHVYTVDEPVDFEKVMKAGVDGIFTNRAAELLKFYKRWPSSSVQDLLNDYKY